In Aquiflexum balticum DSM 16537, a single genomic region encodes these proteins:
- the rodA gene encoding rod shape-determining protein RodA: protein MRQDDLYINKIDWISISIYAILVIIGWFNIYAAVYDEQAAKSIFDFSINSGKQLVWIGTAVLLIIVIMVADYRLYENLAIPLYLIFLFFLLITPFFGKEINGQRAWFEIGAFRLQPAEFAKFATALALAKFMERTTFDLSQIKYQIQSLAIIMLPVAFIMLQPDTGTAMVYSAFFIMLYREGMPVSYYALGLSFVAISLLSLAIENNLYLAIGIVIIISVIFLLGKKKLSRGIILGVIGIVIIGYSYSLDYVVSKLPDHQQNRIMVLFNPDIDPLGVGWNVTQSKIAIGSGGFMGKGYLEGTQTKFDFVPEQHTDFIFCTLGEEFGWIGSLVVITLFCALLIRLVMLAERQKNRFSRIYGYCVVSILLFHFFINISMTIGLFPVVGIPLPFFSYGGSSLWSFTILLFIFIKLDSHRIQQLNRMG from the coding sequence GTGAGGCAGGACGATTTATATATCAATAAGATTGATTGGATTTCAATTTCCATTTATGCTATTCTGGTTATCATAGGTTGGTTTAATATTTACGCAGCAGTCTATGACGAACAAGCTGCCAAAAGTATTTTTGATTTTTCAATCAACTCAGGAAAACAACTCGTTTGGATTGGGACTGCCGTTTTATTGATTATTGTGATTATGGTGGCAGATTATAGGCTTTATGAAAATCTAGCTATTCCACTTTACCTGATTTTTCTGTTTTTTTTGTTGATTACACCATTTTTCGGAAAAGAAATCAACGGACAACGTGCTTGGTTTGAAATAGGAGCATTCAGACTTCAACCGGCGGAATTTGCCAAATTCGCTACAGCTTTGGCATTGGCAAAGTTTATGGAAAGAACAACTTTTGACCTTTCTCAGATAAAATACCAGATCCAATCTTTAGCCATTATCATGTTGCCTGTCGCCTTTATTATGCTACAGCCTGATACAGGTACAGCCATGGTTTATTCTGCTTTTTTTATCATGTTGTACAGGGAGGGCATGCCTGTGAGCTATTATGCTTTAGGCCTTTCATTTGTGGCGATATCATTATTGTCATTGGCCATCGAAAACAATCTTTATTTAGCAATCGGAATTGTCATCATCATTTCCGTTATTTTTTTATTGGGGAAGAAAAAATTATCAAGGGGGATTATTTTGGGGGTGATAGGAATTGTAATCATTGGTTATTCCTACAGTTTGGATTATGTGGTATCCAAGCTCCCTGACCATCAGCAAAATAGAATAATGGTATTGTTTAATCCTGATATTGATCCATTAGGAGTAGGTTGGAATGTCACCCAATCCAAAATCGCCATTGGTTCGGGCGGCTTTATGGGAAAAGGGTATCTTGAAGGGACTCAGACCAAGTTTGATTTTGTTCCTGAACAGCATACGGATTTTATTTTTTGTACACTTGGAGAGGAGTTCGGTTGGATTGGTAGTTTGGTGGTGATTACTTTGTTTTGTGCACTTTTGATCAGGTTAGTGATGTTGGCCGAAAGGCAAAAAAACAGGTTCTCAAGAATTTATGGATATTGCGTGGTTTCCATTCTGTTATTCCATTTTTTCATCAATATCTCCATGACCATTGGACTTTTTCCGGTAGTAGGGATTCCTTTGCCTTTCTTTAGCTACGGGGGATCTTCTCTTTGGTCCTTTACTATTCTATTGTTTATTTTCATCAAATTGGATTCACATAGAATTCAGCAATTGAATAGGATGGGGTAA
- the mrdA gene encoding penicillin-binding protein 2: MNDQRQITIIITVILVGIVLLTKLFLIQVADDSFLKRAESNAIQRLVDHPYRGLVYDRTGKIMVYNNPIFDLMIIPKEFQVDDTTRFCEIFNIDKEYLKEAYTAARKYSPVKPSPLIKQISTTDFARVQDFLIDYPGLFVMTRSVRSYPQSSAANALGYIGEISAIQLERDSSNYYTQGDYVGLSGIEGFYENELRGVKGVKYKMVNVRGVDKGAFKSGEYDSASVAGHNLTSTIDLELQLYGEMLMEGKRGSVVAIEPKTGEVLAMISAPTYDPNILTGAQFSSNYMELNRDETKPLFNRPIMAMYPPGSIFKIVQSLVGLQMGVLNPNTTYSCNRSLVACHNHPSPVNLFGAIRNSCNPYYHQAYRAMINREVSGNTFKDTEIGLNEWREYVLKFGLGGPLGIDLKNEKGGSIPSSKLYDRIYGEGRWKYSTIYSLSIGQGEMLVTPLQMANLAAIFANKGYYYPPHLIKAVDGDPSAIPNKFLIKHEVGVDAHHFDMVQDAMAEAIFGTAARAAIKDITIAGKTGTAQNPQGEDHSVFIAFAPKEDPKIAIAVYVENAGWGGRAAASTASLMIEKYIRREITRPALEEYVKVGKFM, from the coding sequence ATGAACGACCAAAGACAAATCACTATTATCATCACCGTAATACTGGTGGGCATAGTTCTATTGACCAAACTGTTTTTGATCCAAGTAGCTGATGATAGTTTTTTAAAAAGGGCTGAAAGTAATGCTATTCAGCGTTTGGTAGACCATCCATATAGAGGTTTAGTTTATGACCGAACCGGTAAAATAATGGTTTACAACAATCCTATTTTTGATTTGATGATTATTCCAAAGGAATTTCAGGTCGATGACACCACTCGATTTTGTGAAATTTTCAATATTGATAAAGAATACCTTAAAGAAGCATACACAGCCGCCAGAAAATATTCGCCTGTCAAACCATCACCGTTAATCAAGCAGATTTCAACAACCGATTTTGCAAGAGTTCAGGATTTTCTCATTGATTACCCCGGACTTTTTGTAATGACCAGGTCCGTGAGGTCCTATCCTCAATCAAGTGCCGCTAATGCGCTGGGATATATTGGTGAAATCAGCGCAATTCAATTGGAAAGGGATAGTTCCAACTATTATACTCAAGGGGACTATGTAGGACTAAGTGGGATAGAAGGTTTTTATGAAAATGAATTAAGAGGGGTCAAAGGGGTTAAGTATAAAATGGTCAACGTGCGGGGAGTAGATAAAGGTGCATTTAAAAGTGGAGAATATGATTCAGCCTCTGTAGCCGGTCATAACCTTACCTCTACTATTGATCTGGAGCTTCAGCTATATGGTGAGATGCTGATGGAAGGTAAGCGGGGCTCGGTGGTAGCAATCGAGCCAAAGACAGGTGAAGTCCTGGCAATGATATCCGCCCCAACCTATGACCCCAATATTTTGACAGGTGCTCAGTTTAGCTCCAATTATATGGAATTAAACAGGGATGAAACCAAACCCCTATTCAACAGGCCAATCATGGCCATGTATCCTCCTGGATCCATTTTTAAGATAGTACAGTCTCTTGTAGGTCTTCAGATGGGTGTTCTGAATCCAAATACTACTTACAGTTGTAACAGGTCTTTGGTAGCCTGTCACAATCACCCAAGTCCTGTCAATCTCTTCGGTGCGATCCGAAATTCCTGTAATCCTTATTATCATCAGGCATACAGGGCCATGATCAACCGGGAAGTCTCAGGGAATACATTTAAGGATACCGAAATAGGCTTGAATGAATGGAGAGAGTATGTTTTGAAGTTTGGTTTGGGGGGTCCTTTGGGAATTGATTTAAAAAATGAAAAAGGAGGATCTATTCCTTCAAGTAAACTTTATGACCGGATCTATGGTGAAGGAAGATGGAAATATTCCACTATCTATTCCCTATCAATTGGACAGGGAGAAATGTTGGTAACCCCATTGCAAATGGCTAATTTGGCTGCAATTTTTGCCAATAAGGGTTACTATTATCCTCCCCATTTGATTAAAGCTGTAGACGGAGATCCATCCGCAATCCCAAATAAATTCCTGATTAAACATGAGGTAGGGGTAGACGCCCATCATTTTGACATGGTGCAGGATGCCATGGCTGAAGCAATTTTCGGAACTGCTGCCAGGGCAGCTATCAAGGATATTACCATAGCAGGAAAAACAGGAACAGCCCAAAATCCCCAAGGAGAAGATCACTCTGTATTTATAGCATTTGCTCCCAAGGAAGATCCCAAGATCGCGATTGCCGTGTATGTGGAAAATGCTGGGTGGGGAGGTCGTGCAGCAGCAAGTACAGCAAGTTTGATGATTGAAAAATACATCAGAAGAGAAATCACAAGACCCGCTTTAGAGGAATATGTGAAGGTTGGAAAATTTATGTAA
- a CDS encoding rod shape-determining protein MreD, which translates to MSSSRIIMLVGGGILYLFFQVLILKNLVLFGIAFCFLYMMFILLLPVHIKTIPVLLISFFMGLGVDFFYDTMGIHTACLVAVGFVRYRWLQVLVPTGGYDDDLQPSILNMGFGWFFSYSFPLILVHHSLFFYIESMGTDLFISSLQKIIASAIFVLIMSIIVQLLLYRRRRGI; encoded by the coding sequence ATGAGTAGCAGCAGGATTATCATGTTGGTAGGAGGTGGAATCCTTTATCTGTTTTTTCAGGTTTTGATTCTAAAAAATCTAGTCCTTTTTGGAATTGCTTTTTGCTTCCTTTATATGATGTTTATTCTGTTACTTCCAGTCCACATCAAGACAATACCGGTTTTATTGATCAGCTTTTTTATGGGGCTTGGAGTGGATTTTTTTTATGACACTATGGGGATCCATACAGCCTGTTTGGTCGCTGTAGGGTTTGTGAGGTACAGATGGCTTCAGGTATTGGTTCCCACAGGAGGATATGACGATGATTTGCAACCAAGCATTTTGAATATGGGCTTTGGATGGTTTTTTTCATATAGCTTTCCTTTGATTCTGGTCCATCACTCTTTGTTTTTTTATATTGAGAGCATGGGTACAGATTTATTTATTTCTTCCCTTCAAAAAATAATTGCCAGTGCTATTTTTGTATTAATAATGAGTATAATTGTCCAACTGTTGTTATACAGGAGAAGGAGAGGAATTTAA
- the mreC gene encoding rod shape-determining protein MreC: MQQILLFLFKIRAFLLFVLLEAIAVWMIASNNSQQGSAFFNSSNQVIGSILGAQNDVVEYFSLASVNKSLVDKNAELLMELEKFRQPSDSVFIALDSALASSFQFKGAKVINNSLKLTQNHLTISKGSNHGIKPGMGVFNEEGVIGRVKSVSKNYSSIISLLHTELLISSKIQSNDVFGSTKWDGKDSKIAKLLYVPRHVVVKEGDKVVTSGYNAVFPEGIPIGTVTEVKPGSETNYLDITIELATDFSRISYVYLVENTQQQELDSLNQSIGIENE; the protein is encoded by the coding sequence ATGCAACAAATACTACTCTTTTTATTTAAAATCCGCGCGTTTCTGTTATTTGTTTTGTTGGAAGCAATAGCTGTGTGGATGATTGCATCCAATAATTCACAGCAAGGTTCCGCTTTTTTCAATAGTTCAAATCAAGTGATTGGTTCAATTCTAGGTGCTCAGAATGACGTTGTTGAATATTTTTCATTGGCTTCTGTCAATAAAAGCCTTGTCGATAAAAATGCCGAACTGCTTATGGAATTGGAAAAATTCAGGCAACCTTCAGACAGTGTTTTTATTGCGCTTGACAGTGCATTGGCCAGCAGTTTTCAATTCAAAGGAGCAAAAGTCATCAACAATTCTTTGAAATTAACGCAAAATCACCTGACCATAAGCAAAGGTTCCAACCACGGCATTAAGCCTGGGATGGGTGTTTTCAATGAAGAAGGGGTAATTGGAAGAGTGAAAAGCGTGAGTAAAAATTATTCCTCCATTATTTCACTTTTACACACAGAATTGCTCATTTCCTCAAAAATCCAGTCTAATGATGTTTTTGGTTCGACAAAATGGGATGGAAAGGATTCCAAAATTGCCAAGTTGCTGTATGTGCCCCGGCACGTTGTCGTTAAAGAAGGGGATAAGGTAGTCACTTCCGGATACAATGCCGTATTTCCCGAAGGAATTCCTATTGGTACGGTTACAGAAGTAAAACCCGGATCGGAAACCAACTACCTGGATATAACCATTGAACTAGCCACGGACTTTTCAAGAATTTCCTATGTTTATCTGGTTGAGAATACGCAGCAGCAGGAATTGGATTCTTTAAATCAATCAATAGGGATAGAAAATGAGTAG
- a CDS encoding rod shape-determining protein, which produces MGLFDFFSSDIAIDLGTANTLIIHKDKIVVDEPSIIAIDRTNNRVLAVGKDAMNMHEKTHENIRTIRPLKDGVIADFYAAEQMIRGLIKMIPGHKKGMFPKSHRMVICIPSGITEVEKRAVRDSAEHAGAKEVYMIYEPIAAAIGIGIDIEKPMGSMIVDIGGGTTEIALIALSGIVADQSIRVAGDTFTKDILDYMRRQHNLLIGERSAEKVKIAIGSALTELDDAPEDYEIRGRDLMTGIPKVIKVSYSEIAFALDKSVSKIEEAVLKALEIAPPELSADIYDNGIHLTGGGALLKGLDKRLHQKTKLPIHIAEDPLRAVVRGTGTALKNINNFRTVLMT; this is translated from the coding sequence ATGGGATTATTCGATTTTTTCTCCAGTGATATTGCAATCGATCTAGGTACTGCCAATACACTTATTATACACAAAGACAAAATCGTGGTCGATGAACCTTCCATCATTGCCATTGACAGAACCAACAACCGGGTTTTGGCAGTTGGAAAGGATGCAATGAATATGCATGAAAAAACCCACGAAAACATCAGAACAATCCGTCCATTGAAAGATGGTGTAATTGCTGATTTTTATGCTGCAGAGCAAATGATAAGGGGATTGATCAAGATGATTCCCGGTCATAAAAAGGGAATGTTCCCAAAATCCCATAGGATGGTTATATGTATTCCTTCGGGGATCACAGAGGTGGAAAAAAGGGCAGTCAGGGACTCTGCCGAGCATGCAGGCGCCAAGGAAGTTTATATGATTTATGAGCCGATCGCCGCTGCCATTGGTATCGGTATTGATATAGAAAAACCTATGGGTTCAATGATTGTTGATATTGGTGGAGGTACTACTGAAATTGCTTTGATTGCGCTTTCAGGTATTGTTGCGGATCAATCAATAAGAGTTGCGGGGGATACTTTCACAAAAGATATCCTTGATTATATGAGAAGACAACACAACCTTTTGATCGGTGAGCGTTCGGCAGAAAAAGTAAAAATTGCTATCGGTTCTGCTCTAACGGAATTGGATGATGCCCCCGAAGATTATGAAATCCGAGGAAGGGATCTGATGACAGGAATACCAAAAGTAATTAAAGTCTCCTATTCTGAAATCGCTTTTGCGCTTGATAAATCTGTTTCAAAAATTGAGGAAGCGGTTTTAAAAGCACTGGAAATTGCTCCCCCTGAACTTTCGGCGGATATTTATGACAACGGGATTCACCTTACAGGTGGCGGTGCCTTGTTGAAAGGTCTGGACAAAAGATTGCATCAGAAAACGAAATTACCGATTCATATTGCAGAAGATCCTTTAAGGGCTGTAGTAAGAGGCACCGGCACGGCATTGAAAAATATAAATAATTTCAGGACAGTGTTGATGACTTAA
- a CDS encoding ribosome maturation factor RimP has protein sequence MSLNHILEEIVTKHLPDDSHFLVDIHLVEKGTKPQLKVLIDSDQGVSIENCALVSRLVGEEIEAKGLLPDAYILEVSSPGVDFPLDSKRQYTKNIGRNLKVTYLNGKEIEGKLLEVGSSEIKLVVKTKEKGKKAQEQEINVPFEQIKKSIVLVSFK, from the coding sequence ATGAGTCTGAATCATATCCTGGAAGAAATTGTGACCAAACATCTTCCCGATGACAGCCACTTTTTAGTGGATATTCATTTGGTGGAGAAAGGTACAAAACCACAGCTTAAAGTTTTGATCGATTCTGATCAAGGAGTAAGTATTGAAAACTGTGCTCTGGTAAGTAGGCTTGTGGGTGAAGAAATTGAAGCAAAAGGATTGTTGCCTGATGCCTATATTCTTGAAGTCTCATCACCAGGTGTAGATTTTCCTTTAGATTCTAAAAGACAATATACCAAAAATATCGGCAGAAATCTGAAAGTGACTTATTTAAATGGAAAAGAAATAGAAGGTAAGCTTCTTGAAGTAGGTTCTTCAGAAATCAAGCTGGTAGTGAAAACAAAAGAAAAAGGTAAAAAAGCCCAAGAACAGGAAATCAATGTTCCCTTTGAACAGATTAAGAAATCAATTGTGTTAGTCTCTTTCAAATAA
- the nusA gene encoding transcription termination factor NusA — MDAKVLIESFAEFAKSKNVDRPTMIRILEDVFRAMIRKKYETDENFDVTINADKGDLEILRVREIVDDNSEDIWDFDKISLTDARKIEPDFEVGEEVYEKIELEDFGRRAVMMARQTLIQKIKDLEKDLLFNQYEELVGEIISAEVYQILGREVLLIDGEGNELILPKGEQIPKDRFRKGDSVRAIVHKVEMVNGNPKIILSRTSPIFLERLFENEVPEVFDGLITIKKIVREPGERAKVAVESYDDRIDPVGACVGMKGSRIHAIVRELQNENIDVINYTENLDLYVSRALSPAKVSSIQVDKERKRISVFLKPDQVSMAIGKGGFNIRLASRLLGYEIDVFRELSDYEDEEDVDLEEFGDEIESWVIDELKKTGLDTAKSVLTLTKEDLLRRTELEEETIDDVFKILKQEFEQ; from the coding sequence ATGGATGCTAAAGTACTCATAGAATCATTTGCAGAGTTTGCAAAATCTAAAAATGTAGATCGCCCAACAATGATCCGCATATTGGAAGATGTATTTAGAGCGATGATTCGCAAAAAATACGAAACTGATGAAAATTTTGATGTCACCATCAATGCGGATAAAGGAGACCTTGAAATTTTAAGGGTCAGAGAGATTGTTGATGACAATTCAGAGGATATCTGGGACTTTGACAAAATAAGCTTGACAGATGCCCGAAAAATCGAGCCTGATTTTGAAGTTGGCGAAGAGGTTTATGAAAAAATTGAGCTGGAGGACTTCGGTAGAAGAGCAGTAATGATGGCAAGACAGACTTTGATTCAAAAAATCAAAGACCTGGAAAAAGATCTTTTGTTCAATCAGTATGAAGAATTGGTCGGTGAAATTATTTCAGCCGAAGTTTATCAGATTTTGGGTAGAGAAGTTCTCTTGATAGATGGAGAAGGAAATGAACTGATTCTCCCTAAAGGAGAGCAAATCCCGAAGGACCGCTTTAGAAAAGGTGATTCAGTAAGGGCCATTGTCCATAAAGTGGAAATGGTAAACGGTAATCCCAAGATAATTTTATCCAGAACCTCACCTATATTTTTGGAAAGATTGTTCGAAAATGAGGTACCGGAAGTATTTGACGGTCTGATCACCATCAAAAAGATTGTAAGAGAACCGGGCGAAAGGGCCAAGGTAGCGGTAGAATCCTATGATGACAGGATTGACCCTGTCGGAGCATGCGTAGGCATGAAAGGAAGCCGTATTCACGCCATAGTCCGTGAATTGCAAAATGAGAATATCGATGTTATCAATTATACAGAAAATCTGGACCTTTATGTTTCCAGAGCTCTAAGTCCTGCAAAAGTATCTTCCATTCAGGTTGATAAAGAGCGTAAAAGAATTTCAGTATTCCTGAAACCCGATCAGGTTTCGATGGCGATTGGAAAAGGTGGATTCAATATCCGTCTTGCTTCAAGACTATTGGGTTATGAAATTGATGTATTCAGAGAACTCAGTGATTACGAAGATGAAGAAGATGTTGATTTGGAAGAATTTGGCGACGAAATCGAAAGCTGGGTGATTGATGAATTGAAAAAAACAGGATTGGACACTGCTAAGAGTGTATTGACGCTGACCAAAGAAGACCTATTGAGAAGGACCGAATTGGAAGAAGAGACAATCGATGATGTGTTCAAAATATTAAAACAGGAATTTGAACAGTAA
- the infB gene encoding translation initiation factor IF-2, whose amino-acid sequence MSEEITMRLGQAARKLNVGIATIVESMAKKGFEVENNPNSKINMDQFDMLAKEFKSSAQDKEEASHLSIGKRHHETFTIEAESEAKEEKKPEQVIEPKKEEAEKISPEVPKVKEKEVEVEKIPLDAPKLQGIKVLGKIDLSAKTESPKKEEVKAPEPTIVPKQEEVKKEEGKPEIQAEKPQPDDIVKKPVEEKPKAVVTPKAEEKPKEVIPPAPEKPVVVELPEKKIPFTPENRVIAAKADALKGLTVLGKIELPEDKSKKKGKPVASSDEKGKDKKKRLRKRIDKKPGTPGPGQGRAPEPGVPNKPKPPGQGGSTPPQGNQRDRKPAGAPGRPRPGQQQNVGRIQKAEPTQKEIQDQIKQTLARLQGGGKSGGGKSKRRDKRTERSREEVEGVEDTKILRVTEFISANDLASLMDISVNQVISTCMSLGMFVSINQRLDAEAITIIADEFGYEVEFTKPDEETETIEAIDSPEELLDRAPIVTIMGHVDHGKTSLLDYIRRAKVTADEAGGITQHIGAYDVTTKDGDKIAFLDTPGHEAFTAMRARGAKITDVAIIVIAADDNIMPQTKEAINHAQVAGVPMIFAINKIDKPNANPNKIKEELANMNLLVEEWGGKYQSQDISAKTGVGIDELLEKVLLEAEILELKANPNKNAVGTVVEASLDKGRGYVATVMVQAGTLGVGDIMLAGPHYGRVKAMFDHKGKKLDKAGPSTPVQVLGLAGAPQAGDTFKVYDSEREAREIANSREQILREQSMRTKKHITLDEIGRRLAIGSFKELNIIIKGDVDGSVEALSDSLLKLSKEEVSVNIIHKGVGQISESDVLLASASDAIILGFNVRPSTNAKKLAEQEEIEIRHYSIIYDAINQIKDAIEGMLEPEFEEIITGNIQVREVFKISKIGTVAGCYVTDGYITRKNKIRVVRDGIVIHDGEIDQLKRFKDDVSEVKAGYECGISIKKFNDILVDDTIEGYHMQEIKRKK is encoded by the coding sequence ATGTCAGAAGAAATAACGATGCGACTTGGCCAAGCAGCCAGAAAACTCAACGTAGGAATTGCTACGATTGTGGAATCTATGGCTAAAAAAGGCTTTGAAGTGGAAAACAATCCCAACTCCAAAATCAACATGGATCAATTTGACATGTTGGCCAAGGAGTTTAAATCCTCTGCCCAGGACAAGGAGGAAGCTTCGCACCTTTCTATTGGAAAGCGTCATCATGAGACATTTACAATAGAAGCGGAATCAGAAGCAAAGGAGGAAAAGAAACCTGAGCAAGTAATTGAACCAAAAAAAGAAGAGGCTGAAAAGATTTCTCCGGAAGTTCCTAAGGTAAAGGAGAAAGAAGTTGAAGTGGAAAAAATCCCACTTGATGCTCCTAAATTACAGGGAATCAAAGTATTGGGCAAGATTGATCTGAGTGCAAAAACAGAATCTCCCAAGAAAGAAGAGGTGAAAGCTCCCGAGCCGACTATTGTTCCCAAGCAAGAAGAAGTTAAAAAAGAGGAGGGAAAACCTGAAATTCAGGCTGAAAAGCCTCAACCTGACGACATAGTTAAAAAACCTGTTGAAGAGAAACCAAAAGCGGTAGTCACTCCAAAAGCGGAAGAAAAACCGAAAGAAGTAATTCCTCCTGCTCCTGAAAAACCAGTGGTTGTTGAATTACCTGAGAAAAAAATACCATTCACTCCTGAAAACAGAGTAATTGCTGCAAAGGCAGACGCTTTGAAAGGCCTTACTGTATTAGGAAAAATAGAACTACCGGAAGATAAGTCCAAAAAGAAAGGAAAGCCGGTTGCATCTTCAGACGAAAAGGGTAAAGACAAAAAGAAAAGACTTCGAAAGAGAATCGATAAAAAACCGGGAACTCCGGGCCCAGGACAAGGAAGAGCCCCTGAACCAGGTGTTCCAAATAAACCAAAACCTCCTGGACAGGGCGGTAGCACTCCTCCTCAAGGAAATCAAAGAGACAGAAAACCTGCTGGTGCACCAGGAAGACCTCGACCAGGACAACAGCAGAATGTAGGCCGAATCCAAAAAGCGGAACCTACTCAAAAAGAAATACAGGATCAGATCAAACAAACTCTTGCAAGATTGCAGGGAGGCGGAAAATCCGGTGGTGGAAAATCGAAAAGAAGAGATAAAAGAACAGAAAGAAGCAGAGAGGAAGTTGAAGGGGTTGAAGATACCAAAATATTAAGAGTCACTGAATTTATTTCTGCAAATGACCTTGCGTCATTGATGGATATATCTGTGAACCAGGTGATATCCACTTGTATGTCTTTGGGTATGTTTGTCTCTATCAACCAAAGATTGGATGCAGAAGCCATTACTATAATCGCAGATGAATTTGGATACGAGGTTGAATTTACCAAGCCTGACGAAGAGACTGAAACCATTGAAGCAATAGATTCTCCTGAAGAATTACTTGACCGTGCACCAATCGTTACGATCATGGGTCACGTTGATCATGGTAAAACTTCACTCCTTGATTATATAAGGCGAGCAAAAGTAACTGCTGATGAAGCAGGTGGTATCACCCAGCATATCGGTGCTTATGATGTGACTACCAAAGACGGTGATAAAATTGCTTTTTTAGATACACCTGGACACGAAGCCTTCACAGCCATGAGGGCAAGGGGAGCTAAAATTACAGATGTTGCCATTATTGTGATTGCTGCGGATGACAATATCATGCCTCAAACTAAGGAAGCCATCAATCATGCTCAAGTAGCGGGTGTCCCTATGATATTTGCAATCAATAAAATTGATAAGCCAAACGCCAATCCGAATAAAATTAAAGAAGAACTTGCCAATATGAATTTATTGGTGGAGGAATGGGGCGGTAAATACCAGTCTCAGGATATTTCTGCAAAGACAGGTGTCGGGATCGATGAGCTGTTGGAAAAAGTATTGCTTGAAGCAGAAATTCTTGAATTGAAGGCCAATCCAAATAAGAATGCAGTTGGCACAGTAGTGGAAGCTTCTTTGGACAAGGGTAGAGGTTATGTAGCAACAGTAATGGTTCAGGCCGGTACATTAGGTGTCGGAGATATCATGCTTGCAGGCCCACACTATGGACGTGTCAAGGCCATGTTTGACCATAAAGGTAAAAAACTGGATAAAGCAGGTCCATCCACCCCGGTACAGGTTTTAGGATTGGCAGGTGCACCTCAAGCAGGTGATACCTTTAAAGTATACGATTCAGAAAGAGAAGCCAGAGAGATTGCCAATTCCAGAGAACAGATTCTCCGTGAACAAAGCATGCGAACCAAAAAGCACATCACTTTGGACGAAATCGGAAGAAGGTTGGCTATAGGAAGTTTCAAAGAACTCAATATCATCATCAAAGGTGACGTGGATGGTTCTGTAGAGGCACTTTCGGATTCCTTGCTTAAACTTTCCAAAGAGGAAGTTTCCGTGAACATCATCCATAAGGGTGTGGGTCAGATATCTGAATCCGATGTCCTTTTGGCATCCGCTTCAGATGCCATTATTCTGGGCTTTAATGTCAGACCTTCTACCAATGCCAAGAAACTGGCTGAACAGGAAGAAATTGAAATCAGACATTATTCCATCATCTATGACGCCATCAATCAAATCAAAGATGCCATTGAAGGTATGTTGGAACCTGAGTTTGAGGAAATCATCACCGGTAATATCCAGGTGCGGGAGGTGTTCAAAATCTCAAAAATCGGAACTGTCGCCGGATGTTATGTAACTGATGGATATATCACCAGAAAAAACAAAATCCGCGTAGTCAGAGATGGTATTGTAATCCATGATGGAGAAATTGACCAGTTAAAACGATTCAAAGATGATGTTTCTGAAGTAAAAGCCGGTTACGAATGTGGTATTTCTATTAAGAAATTCAATGATATATTGGTAGATGATACCATTGAAGGATATCATATGCAGGAGATAAAACGCAAAAAATAA